A genomic window from Clostridium aceticum includes:
- the nifH gene encoding nitrogenase iron protein has protein sequence MNIKLISKGGNMMRQIAIYGKGGIGKSTTTQNLTSALAEAGKKIMIVGCDPKADSTRLILGGLSQKTVMDTLREEGEDIDLEDILLPGFSGIKCVESGGPEPGVGCAGRGIITSINMLESLGAYEADLDYVFYDVLGDVVCGGFAMPIREGKAQEIYIVASGELMALYAANNISKGIQKYAKTGGTRLGGIICNSRKVDNEYELLNAFASELGSQLIHFVPRDNIVQRAEINKKTVIEFDGKCDQADEYRTLARNIDGNDMFVVPKPMHTDRLEELMMEFGILG, from the coding sequence ATGAATATAAAACTAATTTCAAAAGGGGGAAACATGATGAGACAAATTGCGATTTATGGAAAAGGTGGGATTGGGAAATCAACAACAACCCAAAACTTAACATCAGCTTTAGCAGAGGCAGGGAAAAAAATCATGATAGTGGGATGTGACCCAAAGGCGGATTCTACTAGATTAATACTAGGGGGTCTATCTCAAAAAACAGTTATGGATACCTTAAGAGAGGAAGGCGAAGATATTGATTTAGAGGATATCTTATTACCAGGTTTTTCAGGAATCAAGTGTGTTGAGTCTGGTGGACCAGAGCCAGGGGTAGGATGTGCTGGTAGAGGGATTATTACTTCTATTAATATGTTGGAAAGTTTAGGAGCCTATGAAGCTGACTTGGATTATGTTTTTTACGATGTACTAGGAGATGTTGTTTGTGGAGGATTTGCGATGCCTATCCGTGAAGGAAAAGCACAAGAAATCTACATTGTTGCCAGTGGTGAGCTAATGGCTTTATATGCTGCTAATAATATTTCAAAAGGGATTCAAAAATATGCTAAAACCGGGGGGACTCGTCTAGGTGGAATTATATGTAATAGTAGAAAGGTAGACAATGAATATGAATTATTAAATGCTTTTGCAAGTGAGTTAGGTAGTCAATTAATTCACTTCGTACCAAGGGATAACATCGTTCAAAGAGCAGAAATCAACAAAAAGACTGTTATTGAGTTTGATGGTAAATGTGATCAAGCAGATGAGTATAGAACATTAGCAAGAAATATCGATGGCAATGACATGTTTGTAGTGCCAAAGCCAATGCATACAGATAGACTAGAAGAATTAATGATGGAATTTGGTATTTTAGGGTAG
- a CDS encoding P-II family nitrogen regulator produces MKLIRAIIRPEKVAGVLAELNDAGFPAVTKAEVVGRGKQRGIKVGDISYDEIPKNLLMFVCEDEYKDHVLEVIKRKAKTGEKGAFGDGKIFVSEVEDVYTISSGERKL; encoded by the coding sequence ATGAAACTAATTAGAGCGATTATTCGACCAGAAAAGGTAGCTGGCGTGCTGGCAGAGTTGAATGATGCTGGATTTCCAGCGGTAACCAAAGCAGAAGTAGTAGGGCGAGGAAAGCAAAGAGGAATTAAAGTAGGAGATATCTCTTACGATGAGATTCCCAAAAACCTATTGATGTTTGTCTGTGAAGATGAGTACAAGGATCATGTCCTAGAGGTAATAAAGCGTAAAGCTAAAACAGGAGAAAAAGGTGCTTTTGGTGATGGTAAAATCTTTGTCAGTGAGGTAGAAGACGTCTACACCATCAGTAGTGGAGAAAGAAAACTGTAA
- a CDS encoding P-II family nitrogen regulator, which yields MKEIMSIIRMSMVNKTKAALAAEGFPAFTCAKVSGRGKKQMHYQIIEEGFLAGENISTAVAESISEEHRLLPKRWISITVPEEDVAKVVDVIINVNQTGHPGDGKIFVLPMEEAIRIRTGEAGDSAIV from the coding sequence ATGAAGGAGATTATGTCGATTATTCGGATGAGTATGGTAAATAAAACAAAAGCTGCCTTAGCAGCAGAAGGATTTCCCGCATTTACTTGTGCCAAGGTTTCTGGCAGAGGGAAAAAACAAATGCATTATCAAATCATTGAAGAAGGTTTTTTAGCTGGAGAAAATATTTCTACAGCAGTGGCAGAATCCATTTCAGAAGAACACAGATTGTTGCCAAAACGATGGATTTCCATTACGGTACCAGAGGAAGATGTTGCTAAGGTGGTAGATGTTATTATCAATGTGAACCAAACAGGGCATCCAGGAGATGGAAAAATATTTGTTTTGCCAATGGAGGAAGCCATTCGAATAAGAACCGGTGAAGCAGGAGACTCAGCAATCGTTTAA
- the nifD gene encoding nitrogenase molybdenum-iron protein alpha chain: MAISKKKMDSILEKYPPKVKKNRAKHILLKDSKEEQEIQANTRTVPGIITNRGCCFAGCKGVVLGPLRDVVHIVHGPIGCSYYTWGTRRHKGRSEKGEDNFLSYCFSTDMQESDIVFGGEKRLKQAVKEAYEIFKPEAITISSTCPVGLIGDDIHAVAREAQEEFGIQVLAFDCEGYKGVSQSAGHHIANNVLMKDVIGTGDAETKPYAINIMGEYNIGGDGWEISRILGKIGYHIVSVMTGDGTYKELKSAHKADLNLVQCHRSINYIAEMIETKYGTPWLKVNFIGIQGTIDSLRNMAKYFGDETLIKKTEEVIKEELEALQKPLEIYKKMCEGKTALLFVGGSRAHHYQGLLKELGIETVMAGYEFGHRDDYEGRDVIPYIKMDADSRNIPEIHVEKDESSYKLYLSPEKLEKLKKEMPLNRYDGMIKEMKDGSFVIDDLNHFETEELLKSIKPSLFCSGIKDKYVAQKMGIFSKQLHSYDYSGPYAGFRGAVIFAKDVSMGMNTPTWGFITPPWKKEPLLEGKVVEEVATC, encoded by the coding sequence ATGGCGATATCTAAGAAAAAAATGGATAGTATTTTAGAAAAATACCCTCCAAAAGTCAAGAAAAATCGTGCCAAACATATTTTGTTAAAGGATTCTAAGGAAGAGCAAGAAATTCAAGCCAACACCCGTACTGTTCCTGGAATTATCACCAATAGAGGTTGTTGTTTTGCAGGTTGTAAAGGAGTTGTGTTGGGACCCCTTAGAGATGTAGTACACATCGTACACGGTCCCATAGGATGTTCCTATTATACATGGGGAACCAGAAGGCATAAGGGAAGATCAGAAAAGGGAGAAGATAACTTTTTAAGCTACTGTTTTTCAACAGATATGCAGGAAAGTGACATTGTCTTTGGTGGTGAGAAGCGATTAAAGCAGGCAGTCAAGGAAGCTTATGAAATTTTTAAACCTGAAGCCATCACCATTTCCTCTACCTGTCCAGTAGGTCTTATAGGTGACGATATTCATGCTGTAGCAAGGGAAGCTCAAGAAGAGTTTGGGATTCAAGTATTGGCTTTTGACTGTGAAGGGTATAAGGGTGTTAGTCAATCTGCAGGTCACCATATTGCAAATAATGTATTGATGAAGGATGTTATCGGTACAGGGGATGCAGAAACGAAGCCCTATGCTATTAATATCATGGGTGAGTACAATATCGGTGGAGATGGATGGGAAATTTCCAGAATATTAGGAAAAATAGGTTATCATATTGTTTCTGTTATGACAGGAGACGGTACCTATAAAGAATTAAAAAGTGCTCATAAAGCGGATTTAAACTTAGTACAATGTCATCGTTCCATCAACTATATAGCAGAAATGATTGAAACGAAATATGGTACACCATGGTTGAAGGTGAATTTTATAGGGATTCAAGGGACAATTGATAGTTTAAGAAATATGGCAAAGTATTTTGGTGATGAAACACTGATTAAGAAAACTGAAGAAGTCATCAAAGAAGAACTTGAAGCCCTTCAAAAGCCTTTGGAGATATATAAGAAAATGTGTGAGGGAAAAACCGCATTACTCTTTGTAGGAGGCTCTAGAGCCCACCACTATCAAGGATTATTAAAGGAACTGGGGATAGAAACGGTTATGGCGGGATATGAATTTGGTCACAGAGATGACTACGAAGGTAGAGATGTAATTCCTTACATTAAAATGGATGCTGATAGTAGAAATATTCCAGAAATCCATGTGGAGAAGGATGAAAGTAGTTATAAATTATATTTATCTCCGGAAAAGCTGGAGAAATTAAAAAAGGAAATGCCTTTAAATAGATATGATGGCATGATTAAGGAAATGAAGGATGGCAGCTTTGTTATTGATGATTTAAACCATTTTGAAACAGAGGAATTATTAAAAAGTATAAAACCTAGTCTCTTCTGTTCTGGTATTAAGGATAAATATGTAGCACAAAAAATGGGGATATTTTCAAAACAGCTTCATTCCTATGATTACAGTGGTCCTTATGCAGGATTTAGAGGGGCAGTGATCTTTGCAAAAGATGTTTCAATGGGTATGAATACGCCAACTTGGGGCTTTATTACACCCCCTTGGAAGAAGGAACCTCTGTTGGAGGGAAAAGTTGTAGAGGAGGTGGCAACATGTTAG
- the nifK gene encoding nitrogenase molybdenum-iron protein subunit beta, whose translation MLDHTTKEVHERKALVINPTKTCQPIGAMYAALGIHNCLPHSHGSQGCCSFHRMHLTRHFRDPIVASTSSFTEGASVFGGGANLKTSIKNVFSIYNPDVIAVSTTCLSETIGDDLPTTIKDSEVPKGKYVIHANTPSYVGSHVTGFSNMVKAMVSYFSEGKGDGSNKKVNIIPGYTEPGDMRELKRIAKLLDIPTILFPDTSGVVDSPMTGKYRMYPKGGTKVGELIDTGNSMATVALGRFASEAAANELEKKCKVGPHALNLPIGIKATDEFIMELVKITGKDVPYELEEERGQLVDIMTDTHHHYHGKKVAIFGDPDHVIAMTEFTLSLGMKPIYVVTGTPGGAFEKQVKPMLESANVEGIVKSSGDLFELHQWIKNEPVDLLIGNTYGKYIARAEDIPLVRFGFPNMDRTVHSYFPIVGYKGAMRLIEMIGNALLDRVDRDALDEDFELVL comes from the coding sequence ATGTTAGATCATACAACAAAGGAAGTTCACGAAAGAAAAGCATTGGTTATCAACCCGACTAAGACATGTCAACCGATAGGAGCTATGTATGCGGCCTTGGGAATTCATAATTGTTTACCCCATAGCCACGGTTCTCAAGGATGTTGTTCTTTTCACAGAATGCATTTGACGAGACATTTTAGAGATCCTATCGTTGCTTCCACCAGTTCCTTTACAGAAGGGGCCTCAGTTTTTGGTGGAGGAGCAAATTTAAAAACTTCTATAAAAAATGTATTTTCTATCTATAATCCTGATGTCATTGCGGTAAGCACCACATGTCTTTCTGAGACGATTGGTGATGATTTACCTACAACCATCAAGGATTCAGAAGTACCTAAAGGAAAATATGTCATTCATGCCAATACTCCTAGCTATGTGGGGTCTCATGTTACTGGTTTTTCTAATATGGTAAAGGCAATGGTAAGCTATTTTTCTGAAGGCAAAGGGGATGGAAGCAATAAAAAAGTAAATATCATTCCAGGCTATACAGAACCAGGAGATATGAGGGAACTAAAAAGAATTGCTAAACTATTGGATATTCCAACGATTCTTTTTCCAGATACCAGCGGTGTAGTAGACTCTCCCATGACAGGAAAATATAGAATGTATCCAAAGGGCGGCACAAAGGTAGGAGAATTAATCGATACTGGAAATTCTATGGCGACAGTGGCCTTAGGAAGATTTGCTTCAGAGGCAGCTGCTAATGAACTAGAAAAAAAATGCAAGGTAGGTCCTCATGCATTAAATTTACCAATTGGTATAAAGGCTACAGATGAATTCATTATGGAGTTAGTAAAAATCACTGGAAAAGACGTTCCCTATGAGCTAGAGGAAGAAAGGGGGCAGTTGGTAGATATTATGACGGATACCCATCATCACTATCATGGAAAAAAGGTGGCTATTTTTGGAGATCCAGATCATGTTATCGCCATGACAGAATTCACTTTAAGTCTGGGAATGAAACCAATTTATGTAGTTACAGGAACTCCTGGAGGAGCTTTTGAAAAACAAGTAAAACCTATGCTAGAAAGTGCTAATGTAGAAGGTATTGTAAAGAGCTCTGGAGATTTATTTGAACTGCATCAGTGGATTAAAAATGAACCAGTAGATCTTTTGATTGGAAATACCTATGGAAAATATATTGCTCGTGCAGAGGATATTCCTCTAGTACGATTTGGTTTCCCCAACATGGATCGTACGGTACACAGTTATTTTCCAATAGTAGGGTACAAAGGGGCTATGCGTCTGATTGAAATGATTGGAAATGCTTTACTAGACCGTGTTGATAGAGATGCACTGGATGAAGACTTTGAATTGGTACTTTAA